The genomic interval CCACCCAGGGTTAGGCGGGCCTTAGCCAAAGCCGAAAGGCGTAGGCGATGGACAGCCGGTCAACATTCCGGCCCCTCCGGACCCGCGTTATGAGCGAAGGGGGGACGCCGTTGGAGCTTCCCCGCAGGTTGACGGCTACGTCTGTCCAAGCGCCAAGCCAGAGGGGGTAGGTAAATCCGCTTCCTCGCAACCGTCTTGTCCCACCTTCGGGTGGGGCGGGGCGAACAGGCGAGGCGTGATGGCAAGCCCCGCAAGGGGCGGAGGGGGAAAGGTTCAGCGGCCGAGAAAAGCCTCTAGCCAGCTGGTCCGGAGTCCGTACCGCAAACCGACACTGGTGGGCGAGGAGAGCATCCACAGGTGGGCGAGCTAACCCTCGTCAAGGAACTCGGCAAAATGGCCCCGTAACTTCGGGACAAGGGGCGCCTGTTGGGTTGTCGGGGAAACCCGATGGCTTGGCAGGCCGCAGAGAAACGGCTCAAGCGACTGTCTACCAAAAACACAGGTCCCTGCCAACCCGAAAGGGGACGTATAGGGGCTGAAACCTGGCCACTGCCGGTAAGTCAAGGGGAGGGGTGCAAGCTCCGAACTGAAGCCCCGGTGAAGGCCGGCCGTAACTATAACGGTCCTAAGGTAGCGAAATTCCTTGTCGGGTAAGTTCCGACGCGCATGAACGGAACAACGACTTGAGCGCTGTCTTGACGAGGGGCTCGGTGAACTCGAAGCACGGGTGAAGATTCCCGTGACCCGCGGTGGGACAGAAAGACCCCGTGGAGCTTTACTGCAGCTTGGTGTTGGATCTCGGTATCCGCTGTAGAGGATAGGTGGGAGGCTGCGAAGCCCGGGCGCTAGCTCGGGTGGAGCCACCCTTGGAATACCACCCTGTGGCTGCTGAGGTCCTAACCGGAGGCCGTTAGCAGCGGCCTTGGGACCGCGCTAGGCGGGCAGTTTTGCTGGGGCGGCAGCCTCCTAAACAGTAACGGAGGCGTACAAAGGTCCCCTCAGGCTGGTTAGCGATCAGCCGTTGAGTGCAAGGGCAGAAGGGGGCTTGACTGCGAGGCCTACAAGCCGAGCAGAGGCGAAAGCCGGTCCTAGTGACCCACTGGCTCTTCGTGGGAGGGCCAGTGATCAGCGGACAAAAGTTACCCCGGGGATAACAGGCTAGTACCGCCCGAGAGTTCACATCGACGGCGGTGTTCGGCACCTCGATGTCGGCTCACCCCATCCTGGGGCTGCATCAGGTCCCAAGGGTCGGTCTGTTCGCCCGTTAAAGGGGTTCATGAGCTGGGTTCAAACCGTCGTGAGACAGGTTGGTCCCTATCTACCGTGGGCGTAGGAGGCTTGAGGGGGTCCGCTCTCAGTACGAGAGGACCGGAGCGGCTGGGCCGCTGGCGCACCAGTTGTCTCGCCAGGGGCATAGCTGGGTAACTAAGCCCGGACCGGATAAGAGCTGAAGGCATCTAAGCTCGAAGCCGACCCCAAGATGAGGCCTCCCCATCAGGGCCCTCCGAGACTAGGAGGTTGATAGGCCGCAGGTGGAAGCCCGGTAACGGGTGGAGCCGAGCGGTACTAATAGCCCGATTGGCTTGCGTAGCGGATGCTCTATTCACTTTTCAGGACCGAGGGATTCCAGGCGGCAGATGGCGGAGGGGAAACACCCGGTTCCATCCCGAACCCGGCAGTTAAGCCCTCCTGCGCCGATGGTACTGGGCTGGCGACGGCCCGGGAGAGTAGGTCGCCGCCTGGATTTTTATTTTGCCCAGCTGAATCCCCACCGCGCTTTGACCCAAGCTAAACCGCCCGCTATCCTCGGCTCGAGACGGCTCGGCCGGGGGTGATGGTGATGACCGGACCGCCGGAGGATCGCGCTGCGTGTGTGTCCTGTTCAAACCTTCCCGTTTGTGTCCTCTCCGCGCTGAAGACCGACCTTAAGAGGGCAGCCCGAGAATTGCACCGGATCCGTTTCGCGCCTGGAGAAACGATCTTCCAACAAGGAGTCCCAGTACCCGGTCTGTACGTCCTGTGCCGGGGGTATGCAAAGCTCGTGTTCAGGACGCCATCAGGGAAGAGGCTCCTCATCCGTTTTTGTGGGCCCGGGGATCTCCTTGAAGGGGCGCTTTCCGAGGAACACGTAGTGTCTGCGGTGGCGGTGGATGGAGCCGTGGTCAGCTTCATCCCCCATAAGTCGGCGCTGGGGCTCCTCAAGCGCCAGCCCGAACTGGCCGTGGAGGTGGGCTGCCGGCTTGTCCGGGATCGGCACATGCTGCTCGATCGGTTGGCCTACTTCGCTTACGGGGGCGTCAGGGAACGGTTGGCCAGGGGGCTTTTGGAGCTGGGGAAGCACTACGGGGTGCGCTACGAGCAAGGCCTCTTGATCGACCTCCCTCTTTCCCGTCAAGATCTGGCCGAGCTGCTCGGATGCAGCCGCCAGACGGCGAGTGAGGAGCTACATAAGCTTGTAGGGATGAGACTGATCCAACTGAGACAGGGCACGATCATCTTGACTGATATGGAAGGCCTGCGCCGGCTACGGTGACGAATGTCCTGCGGAGTCGCTCGCGATCGGGAAAATCGTCCCCGTACACCTTTTCGTGGTCTTTGCCGTCTGGCGGACAAACTTTTGTCGGAAAGCCTTTGTCGGAAAGCCGACGCTTTTTTGTCAGCCAGCTGATAGACAACCAAGGAACGCCAGGCTAAGGTTTTGAGGAGGTGATCGAGGGTGAGGAGGAGGTTGTTCGTGGCGGCGTTATTGGCCTGCACCCTTGGGACCGCATTGCAGTTCGTGGCGTGGGCGCCGCCAACGTGCGAGGTATGTGAGTCCTATTGTTATGGGCAGTGCTCTTACATCGGTTGGTTCGAGTACAAGGACTGCACCTGTAACGCATGTGTAGGCAACCCAGACTTGGATCTCTTTTGTCAAGGGAAGTGTAATAAGTATTGGTGTAACCAACCATGGCCTTGGCCAGACTACGAATGCTTCTTGCGCATTTACGAAAGCAGCACTTGCAACTACTGTTGTGGGTAGCCGCCCCTGTCGGCGTCCGTATATCGGTTAAGCTGATGCCACCTAGGCAGAACATGATCATCCGCCGTATTGTCCTCGAAGCACGTGGTTATTAGATCGAAACGTGCGGTTATCATAGTGGTTGCCGGTGTCGTACTCGTGGCCGTTATCGGTGGCGTCGGTTTCTGGCTTGCCGTACGGCGCAGTATGGGACCTGCCTGCCCGACGTGTGGTTCTAGAGCGATGGTTTCGACGGGCACCGAAAAACTCACGTTGGAGCAGGCACTACGTGTGGATTACCAGCGAAAGCTTGTTTTCGTCAGCCAAGGACTGGCTGAAGGTGACGTTGCGCCGCCCATCGCAGGAGTGGAGTTTGCCGACGGTCCCTCAATCGTCTATCACTTTAAGCCTCCCGAAGAACCCGCACCCGCAGGTGTCCACTTGTTCCCACGCGTATTGCGGGATTGGGCCGAGACGTTCGTAGGTCTCCAGATCGTACTCGTTGTCACCGGACCTACCGCGGAAGATTTCGCCCGTGACCTCCGCGCAATCGTGGGGGAGAAGGTCACTGTGGTCCCTGATCCGTTTGGGAAGATCCGCACTACGTACGAACTCTTGGACTCCCCTCGCGGGATGCTTTTCCTGTTGAACCGAGAGGGCCACATTGCCGGCCGAGCACCAGGCATTCGGGTGGAGAACTGGCATTACCTATCCCAGATTGTAGAGGTGCACGCTCGCGGAGAGCCGTCCCAGACCGAGAACATGGCGTTTGCCGTCCGTCACCCCAAGTTCGTGGTCGGAAAGCCTGTCCCGCTTGCGGGGCTGACGGACATCTCTGGCAACCCGGCACCGTCGGGGACGTTCCGCGGCCAGGTGACCATGGTCTACTTCTTTGCCCCCGGCTGTGAGCCATGTGCTGTCGCCACAGAGGTGACAAAACAGTTGCACAAGGAGTTCGGGCATCGGGTGCAGTTCATCGGCTTGGCGCATCTCCTCTCCCCGGATACGATTCACTGGGCCCACATCTGCGCCACCCGCTACGAGGAGAAGGAGAGTTGGGCCTGGTCCCTTCCCGAGGGAGAGGAAGGCGCGCGGCAATACGTCGAAGATACGCTGACCGAACTTAAGGACTACATCGCGGGGTTCGACTTCCCCGTCTTCGTTGATTGGGATGATCGGGCGATGGGGGCGTGGGGAATGGGTCTGTGTGGTTTTCCATCGTGGGCGATTCTGGATTCCGAGGGACGACTCGTGGAGATGATTCCTGGGGGTGCGGCGTCGTACAACCTCAATGGTCAAACGGTGAAGTCAACCTTTCCCCCTGTGGACTGGCTGCAGGAGATGTTGAATTCGGCGCTGACCGCCGAAAGGTCGCAATAGCACTATAATCGCCTGATGATCTTCCGTGTACGGACTGTGGCAGTGCTCCTCAGTGTAGCCGCGGGGGCGGCTGCGTTGTGGCTGAGCTTGGGGTTGCGGGAAGGCGTTGAGTGGAACCTCGAGGACCTCGTACAGCGCAGCGGTGCCAACCTATTTCGTGTGGAACCTCTTTTGCCCGAGGGGTTTGATGGAACCGATTTGGCCGCGATTCAGGCTTTGGACACGGTGACGGGCGCGGCGGCAAATACAGCGGATTGTACGTCTAGCTGGTCCACAGATGAGCACGTGTTCATCTTCACCGGCGTGACCCCGGGGTACTTCGCGATCCGCAACCTCCCTTTGCAGGACGGCCGTGTTTTCGAGGAAGGGGAGACCGGTGTGGCGGTGTTGGGAGCGGAGGTGGCCTCCGCTCTGTACGGCCAGGCCGCGGTTGGGCAAACCCTTATCCATAGGAAGCGGGAATTCAGGGTGATCGGGGTCCTCGCCCCGGTCCCCAAGGACCGACGCCGGGAGCTTCACGAGGGACTCGATCTCCTCGTGTTCGTGCCGCCTTCTGAGATCCAGAAGCTGGGCTTCTCACCGGACTTCGATACGATCTGGGTTCAGGCCAAGGAGGGAGAGCTCCGGGCAGCTATGGACGAAGTTCAGGTGTTGTTGGGAGGGCGGGGGAAGGTGACACCGCTCATCTCCTTATACGACATCTTCTTCCGCTCCCAGCGCCAGATCATGACCTCATTATCGGTCGTAGCCCTCCTCGTCCTCATTGTCAGCGCGCTCAACGTGACAAACATTACCTCTATTTCCGTGCTTTCCCGAACCCGGGAGATCGGGATCCGCCGTGCCGCGGGCGCTACCCGTGGGCATGTGCGCCGTCAGTTCGTGGGCGAAGCGTTGATCATGATGAGCACCGGCGGACTCTTGGGAGGCCTCCTTGCGGCCCTTCTTGCCCCAATCGTGGGCAAGCTGGCACAGGTGCCCGTTCGCCTTGGCTACGCCCATCTAGGCGGGATCTTCGTGCTGACTGCACTTGGAGCGGGAGCAGGCGTTGTTCCCGCGATCAGGGCGGGCAGATTATCCCCCACCAAGGCCTTGGCTCACCGGTCTTTGACCGTGCCCCATCGTTGGAAATGGTCCCCAGCACGAATGGCCGCTGGGTTGGGAGTGGCGGTCGGAGTAGGCACAATCCTGTTCATCGTCGCCTTCGGCGATTGCTCCCGGAGCCAGCTCGAGCGGATCTTCGGCCCGGTTGATCCCCGGGTGGCCATCATCCACACCGAAACGGAGCGATCGCCTGGCCTGGCACGGTTCCTTCGTTCGTATGTCCTTACTCAGGACGACTGTTCCGCCGTGGCGGCGATCGAAGGGGTGGAGGTGGCAGCTTTTATCGTTCGTAATCGAAGAACCGTGAAGACCAGCGAAGGGGAGGAATCGATCATGGAGTTTGCTGTTCCTCCGGGTGCCGAGGCCATCGTCCCCGGGACACTCCGAGAGGGTCGCTTCTTCACCCGGGAGGAATTGGAACACGGGGTTCCTTGCGTTGTCCTTGGGGCAGCCACGGCTGAGCGCCTGTTCCCGAAGGGAAGTGCGCTTGGCCAATTCATCCGTAGCGGGGATCAGGGGTTGGAAGTGATCGGGGTATTCGCAGAAGGCTCGGGTACGATGGGCGAGCCTCGCTTCCTCTCCGGGTTCGCTTATGTACCAGCCAAGACACTTCACCCGGCGCAGTTTCTCCAACTACAAGGCAGGATATGGGTGAAAGTCCGGACAGGGTATGATGTCGAAGCAGTGCTTGCGGAGATCTCCGACGTTCTGGCGGCGCGCCATCCGCTAAAGGCCCCAGCCGCAATCGAAGGTCCAGCCACAGAGCTCCATAAGCTGGTGATGATGCAAACCAACCTGGTGCGGATCTTCCTGCTTGTGGCCGCAGGCGCCCTGGTGGCAAGCGTGGTCGGGGTTGGGTGCATGGTCTGGTACGACGCGGCTCAGAGGACAACCGAAGTGGGGATCCGTCGGGCGGTGGGAGCAACGCGCATGAAGATACTGTGGAGCTTCCTGCAGGGGGGCATCGGCCTTGCCTCAGGTGGAGGCGTCCTGGGGCTGGCTCTGGGAGCAGGGGCTGCCACTGTGCTCGCCCTCCGCTCGGGATGGCCCCTCTTCTTCAGCGTGGTTTGGGCTGGCTGGGCGATCGGTCTCTCTGTGGGGGTTGGCCTGGCGGGCTCGCTCTGGCCAGCGTGGCGGGCGAGTCGGATTCCTCCGGCTGAAGCCATTCGAAGGAGGCAGGGATGATCGAGATCCGGGATGTGTCCAAGGTGTATCGCAAGGGACGAGTGGAAGTTCCCGCCCTGCGCGGGGTCACCCTGCGGGTGGAAGAGGGTGAGTTCCTCGTCATCCAAGGGCCGTCAGGCTCGGGCAAGACCACCCTTCTCAAC from Candidatus Acetothermia bacterium carries:
- a CDS encoding ABC transporter permease; this encodes MIFRVRTVAVLLSVAAGAAALWLSLGLREGVEWNLEDLVQRSGANLFRVEPLLPEGFDGTDLAAIQALDTVTGAAANTADCTSSWSTDEHVFIFTGVTPGYFAIRNLPLQDGRVFEEGETGVAVLGAEVASALYGQAAVGQTLIHRKREFRVIGVLAPVPKDRRRELHEGLDLLVFVPPSEIQKLGFSPDFDTIWVQAKEGELRAAMDEVQVLLGGRGKVTPLISLYDIFFRSQRQIMTSLSVVALLVLIVSALNVTNITSISVLSRTREIGIRRAAGATRGHVRRQFVGEALIMMSTGGLLGGLLAALLAPIVGKLAQVPVRLGYAHLGGIFVLTALGAGAGVVPAIRAGRLSPTKALAHRSLTVPHRWKWSPARMAAGLGVAVGVGTILFIVAFGDCSRSQLERIFGPVDPRVAIIHTETERSPGLARFLRSYVLTQDDCSAVAAIEGVEVAAFIVRNRRTVKTSEGEESIMEFAVPPGAEAIVPGTLREGRFFTREELEHGVPCVVLGAATAERLFPKGSALGQFIRSGDQGLEVIGVFAEGSGTMGEPRFLSGFAYVPAKTLHPAQFLQLQGRIWVKVRTGYDVEAVLAEISDVLAARHPLKAPAAIEGPATELHKLVMMQTNLVRIFLLVAAGALVASVVGVGCMVWYDAAQRTTEVGIRRAVGATRMKILWSFLQGGIGLASGGGVLGLALGAGAATVLALRSGWPLFFSVVWAGWAIGLSVGVGLAGSLWPAWRASRIPPAEAIRRRQG
- a CDS encoding Crp/Fnr family transcriptional regulator, translated to MTGPPEDRAACVSCSNLPVCVLSALKTDLKRAARELHRIRFAPGETIFQQGVPVPGLYVLCRGYAKLVFRTPSGKRLLIRFCGPGDLLEGALSEEHVVSAVAVDGAVVSFIPHKSALGLLKRQPELAVEVGCRLVRDRHMLLDRLAYFAYGGVRERLARGLLELGKHYGVRYEQGLLIDLPLSRQDLAELLGCSRQTASEELHKLVGMRLIQLRQGTIILTDMEGLRRLR
- a CDS encoding TlpA family protein disulfide reductase — translated: MVSTGTEKLTLEQALRVDYQRKLVFVSQGLAEGDVAPPIAGVEFADGPSIVYHFKPPEEPAPAGVHLFPRVLRDWAETFVGLQIVLVVTGPTAEDFARDLRAIVGEKVTVVPDPFGKIRTTYELLDSPRGMLFLLNREGHIAGRAPGIRVENWHYLSQIVEVHARGEPSQTENMAFAVRHPKFVVGKPVPLAGLTDISGNPAPSGTFRGQVTMVYFFAPGCEPCAVATEVTKQLHKEFGHRVQFIGLAHLLSPDTIHWAHICATRYEEKESWAWSLPEGEEGARQYVEDTLTELKDYIAGFDFPVFVDWDDRAMGAWGMGLCGFPSWAILDSEGRLVEMIPGGAASYNLNGQTVKSTFPPVDWLQEMLNSALTAERSQ